The following are encoded in a window of Pseudalgibacter alginicilyticus genomic DNA:
- a CDS encoding tRNA-binding protein codes for MNNIITFDDFNKVDLRVGTIIGINNFPEARKPAYQLTIDFGELGIKKTSAQITTLYKKEDLLNKQIVAVVNFPKKQIAKFMSECLILGAVNGKDVILLNTENKVKNGSVVS; via the coding sequence ATGAATAACATAATAACTTTTGATGATTTTAATAAAGTTGATTTGCGGGTTGGGACTATTATTGGAATAAATAATTTTCCAGAAGCCAGAAAACCAGCTTATCAACTTACTATTGATTTTGGCGAATTGGGAATTAAAAAAACTTCCGCACAAATTACAACACTTTATAAAAAAGAAGATTTACTAAACAAGCAAATTGTTGCTGTGGTAAACTTTCCTAAAAAGCAAATAGCTAAATTTATGAGTGAATGTTTGATTTTAGGAGCCGTAAACGGGAAAGATGTAATATTGCTAAACACAGAAAACAAAGTTAAAAATGGCAGTGTGGTAAGCTGA
- a CDS encoding thioredoxin family protein translates to MANTSSNMLPLETKAPDFTLLDTVSNSVINLNSFKGVQGTVIMFICNHCPFVIHVNSQLVRIANMYTKAGIAFIAISSNDANNYPQDGPKNMKIHAKNEGYPFPYLYDETQNIAKAYDAACTPDLYVFDKDLKLKYRGQLDDSRPGNGLPVTGNDLKHALDCLIENKENTQIQKPSIGCNIKWK, encoded by the coding sequence ATGGCAAACACATCTTCAAATATGCTTCCTTTAGAAACAAAAGCACCTGATTTTACTCTTTTAGACACTGTTTCTAATTCTGTTATAAACCTTAACAGTTTTAAAGGAGTTCAAGGCACTGTTATTATGTTTATTTGCAACCACTGCCCTTTTGTAATTCATGTTAATAGTCAATTGGTGCGTATAGCAAACATGTATACTAAGGCTGGTATTGCTTTTATTGCTATTTCTAGTAATGATGCCAATAACTACCCACAGGATGGTCCTAAAAACATGAAAATACATGCTAAAAACGAAGGCTATCCATTTCCATATTTATATGATGAAACACAAAACATAGCCAAAGCTTATGATGCTGCTTGCACACCAGATTTATATGTTTTTGACAAGGATTTGAAACTAAAATACCGCGGACAATTAGATGATTCCAGACCTGGCAATGGACTTCCTGTAACTGGAAACGATTTAAAACATGCTTTAGATTGTTTAATTGAAAATAAAGAAAATACACAGATTCAAAAACCAAGT